A single Pan troglodytes isolate AG18354 chromosome X, NHGRI_mPanTro3-v2.0_pri, whole genome shotgun sequence DNA region contains:
- the H2BW1 gene encoding LOW QUALITY PROTEIN: histone H2B type F-M (The sequence of the model RefSeq protein was modified relative to this genomic sequence to represent the inferred CDS: substituted 1 base at 1 genomic stop codon) — protein MQSDVELDCDIEPCGHTKFPPTLPLSTTVIVCSCHPVATASTMAEAFSKTTSEEDQSIQEPKEANSMTAQKQKKXGLRGSRRRHANSGGDIFGDSFAAYFPRVLKQVHQALSLSQEAVSVMDSMVRDILDRIATEAGHLAHNSKCVTITSRDIRMAVCLLLPGKMGKLAESQGTNATLRYTKSK, from the coding sequence ATGCAATCAGATGTCGAGTTGGACTGTGACATAGAGCCATGTGGCCACACTAAATTCCCCCCCACCCTTCCCCTGTCCACAACCGTCATTGTCTGTTCTTGCCATCCAGTGGCCACTGCCTCCACCATGGCTGAGGCTTTCTCTAAGACAACCTCTGAGGAAGACCAGAGCATCCAGGAGCCCAAAGAGGCCAACTCCATGACGGCCCAGAAGCAGAAGAAGTGAGGGCTTCGAGGCTCCCGTAGGCGCCATGCCAACAGCGGCGGAGATATCTTCGGGGACAGCTTTGCCGCCTATTTCCCCCGGGTGCTGAAGCAGGTTCACCAGGCCCTCAGCCTTTCCCAGGAGGCCGTGAGTGTCATGGATTCTATGGTTCGTGACATACTGGACCGCATCGCCACCGAGGCTGGTCACCTGGCCCACAACTCCAAGTGCGTGACCATCACCTCCCGGGACATTCGGATGGCCGTGTGCCTGCTGCTGCCGGGGAAGATGGGCAAGCTCGCTGAGTCTCAGGGCACGAATGCCACCCTCAGGTACACCAAAAGCAAGTGA